GACACCCAGGTTTGGGAAACCCCCAGCTTTGGGGGGCGCCCAGCTCTGATGGACGCCCAGCTTTCGGGGACCCTCCCCAGCTTTGGGGGATGCCTAAGttggggggacccccccagatTTTGGGGGAGCCATTTGCCTTGACTCGCTGCTTcttgtgctggggctgggccggggggggaAGGCTTTCAGCATCCTCGTCCTCGTCGCTGTCCTCGTCCTCGCCGCCGGGAGGGAAGGGGACCTGCTCCaggcccccgctgccccccctcTCCTCTGTCTCCTTCCCGGCATTCCTGAGAGCAGGAAGTAGCAGGCTGGAGTTGGGGGGGCCCAGCAGACCCCCAAAACCCGCCTCCTCTAAGCTCTCACCTCTGGATCTGCTCCTCAATACGCCGCACCAGCAGGGAGTCTGCagctggggggctgccgggggctgcgggggccggggggctgcggcccaGCAGCGAGCGGACACGGCGCGACCGCATGTCCAGGATGGTGTCACTGTACCCGACTTCCTCCAGGTacctggggggggacacacagggaAAGGGGGTGCtcagggcaccccaaacccacccgCCTCCCCGAGccacccccgcagccccccactCACTGCCGCAGCAGCTGCCGGCCCTCCTTCCAGGCCAGCGGGCCCCCCGCCAGCGACGTCACCTCCACAGGGCCATTGGAcactgggggggggacacacagggggtcaggcaccccaaaaccagctCGTGTCACCCCCCCGGGGACGGGGATGCTCACCCAACTCTGTTCCCTCTGGTTTCTTCTCCCCCAGTGTCAGCTCGGTGCCGAATTTCAGCTTGTGGTACTTGGACCTGGAGGGAAGTTGGGGGGGGATGGGTGATGGTGGCCCCAAAATGAAGGGGAGTGGTGGCCCCCCGACTCACAGAAGGGACGGTGACGCCCAAAATGAGCGGGGGGGACCGCTGAGTTTTGGGGTATCCCCCACCTCTCCTGTTTGAGGGCGTATTCCAGCATCTTGATGCGCCGCACTAGGTCCGTCTTGAGGTTCTCCTGCCCCTTGCGCTCGCCCTGCAGAAAGGCCACCTGCGCCTGCGGGGATACGGCGGGGACATGGTGACAGGGGACCCCCGGGCCACcgccaccccctcacccccccaaataACACCCCCCCTACCCCAGAAGCAAAAGCCAGGGGACAagggtgggggctgcagggggaacATGgtgtttggggggagggagggagggagggtgacATGGGGACAAGTGGCTCCGGCCACCGGGACAGGAGGTGGCACCAGGGCTGGCCTTGGGAGCGACATGGATGGTGCTCGGGCTTGGTGCCAGCCCCAGGAGGGACACCGGTGGCCCCAGGGGTGACACCGGTGGCCCCAGGAACAGTGCCGCCAGCCGGGGGCTCGGTGACAGCAGGGGGGTCCccagaagcagggaggggggacacAGCCGGTGCTGCAGGATGGGGTGAGCTCATCCCTGTTATTGGGTGTGGGGGTCCCCGACACCGGGGTGCAGGGGACGCAGCGGGTGCTCTGGTGCCTGCTGAGAGGGTCCGGGGTCCCCAGTACTGGGGTACAGCAAGGTCCCCAATACTGGGGCATGGGGGGTCCCCACTACCAGGGCACGGGGGGGCCCAGTCCTGAGGCTGGGGGTCTCTCAGTCTGGAGCTGAGGGTCCCCGATTCCAGGGCTGGGCATCCCCAATACCAGGGTGTGGGGGCCCCCCAGTactggggctggggctccccAATGCCGAGGCGCAGGAGGGATCCCACatactggggtggggggtccctgaTTCTGGGGGGGTGGCTCCCCAATACCAAGGCACGGGGGGGTTCCCAATAACCGGTGTCTGGGGGGTCCCTCATACTGGGGTGGGCGTCCCCAGTACCAAGAcacgggggggtgggggggtggccagTACTGGGGTGTGGTGGGTCCTCAATATCAGGGCTGGGGGGTTCCCAATGCTgaggctgggggggtccccaataCCAGAGCACAGGGGATCCCTGAACCTGAGGCAGGGGTCCCCAATAGCAGGGGATCCCCAATACCAGGGCTGAGGGGTCCCTTGCACCGGGGTGGAGGGATCCCCAATacaggggcaggggggtccccaatACCAGAGCACGGGGGATCCCTGAAcccggggctggggtccccaATAGCAGGGGATCCCCAATACCAGGGCTGAGGGGTCCCTCGCACCGGCGTGGAGGGATCCCCAATacaggggcgggggggtccccaatACCAGAGCACGGGGGACTCCCGAacccggggctgggggaccccaataccggggcggcgggggtccCTCGCACCGGGGCTGGGGCGTCCCCAATACCGGGGGGTACCTcgcaccggggcggggggggtccccggtcccggctcccccgccccggtgcccgccccccgctcccgccgcccggcgGCCATTTCCtcccaagatggcggcggcggcggcggccccggtaacccccggcggggcccggcggggctggggggggcgtgggggggtcccgggcgcGGCGCCGGTACCTGGAGCTCGGCCCGCTCCGCCTCCCAGCGCCCCTTCTCGGCCTCGAAGCGCGCCCATTCGTGCTGGATGAAGTGCAGGATGCCGGGCAGGCTcagcccgccgcggcccgccggctcggggccggggctgggcccggggctgggcccgggggggggggggcccggcggggggcggctgggcccgcgccgccgccgcccgctccgccgccaTCACGGCTGCCACAAAgggagccgcggggccgccggcggcgcCGCTTCCTGCCAGAAAGGGAGCCGGAAGTGGGGGGGTGGGGCCGGGCCGCCGTTGCCGCGGCAACCGCGCTCGCGGGCGGTACGGGGGGACGAGGGGGACAGGGGCCATAGGGtacggggggacagggggacaggggccATAGGGGCCATAGGGTACGGGGGGACGAGGGGACAGGGGCCATAGGGTACGGGGGGACAGGGGCCATAGGGGGCCACAGGGTACGGGGGGACGAGGGGGACAGGGGCCATAGGGTATGGGGGGAcaagggggacagggaccatAGGGGCCATAGGGTACCGGGGCCATAGGGGCCATAGGGTACGGGGGGACAGGGGCCATAGGGTACGGGGGGACAGGGGCCACAGGGTACGGGGGGACGAGGTGGACAGGGGCCATAGGGGCCATAGGGTATacggggacagagggacaggggcCATAGGGTACAGGGGGACGAGGCGGACAGGGGACATAGGGGCCACAGGGTatggggggacaggggccaCAGGGTACAGGGGCCATAGGGGATAGGGTGACAGGGGCCATAGGGGACGGGGGGACGAGGGGGGACAGGGGCTATAGGGGACAGGGGCCataggggatggggggggacaggggccaTAGATGACGGGGGCCATAGGGGACataggggatggggggacaggggccaTAGGGGACAGGGGCTAtaggggacagggggacagtGGCCATAGAGGCTATAAgggatggggaggtggggggacaggggctATGGGGGATTGGGTGACAGGGCTGCACAGACCCCCGGGGGGACAGGGGCTATAGGTGCTATAGGGGAAAGGGGGACGGGGGCTGCACAGACAGGGGTGTAGAGACCATAGGGGACGGGGTGCTATAGGGGCCAGGGAGGACACGGGGGATATAGAGGAAGGGGAGGCTATAGGGGTGCTCAGAGGTGTCTATAGGTGTGCACAGAGACGCATGGGGATGCACGGGGTAGGCAGAGGTGCCTATAGGGATGAACAGGCAGGCATGGCGGGGAGCAGGTGGGAGTGTACGGGGCCATATACACAGCTATAGGGATGCATATGCAGGTACATAGGCACGTACGCAATTCTGTGCAAGGATATAGGACTATATAGGGGTATGTGCACATGTGCGTGCAGGCATAGGTGTGCGTACACGCATCCACATGTGCAGGTACGTGTATCCGGGTGCACGCGGGGCCCCCTGTGGGCCCTGTATATCTATAGGTGCCTGTCCCATGTATAGGTGTGGCACCTATAGGGGCCCACAGCCACGCACCCGGGGGCTACAGCAACACCTGCAACCCGCGTATGTATAGGGGCTGCCCTtaaagatggggggggggcgCGTAGTGCCTGGATAGTGTTGCTATAGCGACCTGGGGGTGCCCTGGGCCCCGGTGGGGGTCATTAAGGAGGGGTTCGTTACCGGCGTGACCCATTATTACctctctccctctgccagcgccgccgccgagcccccgTTGAGGCCGCCCTGCTCGTGACACGTGTGGCAGCACCGGTAGGACCTGGCAGCAGGGGGGCTCATGAATTAATTAGCAAGGGGGACTGATTaagagccccccccccagccccagcatgcGGGTGACGCTGTGCCGGGCCGTCCTGGCAGGGGCCATCGGCCtcaacctcctcctcctctactGCGCCTGGCGggcaccaccacccccctgccgctccccgccccgcggcgtCCCCGGTGTCACCGTGCTCCTCCGGGACTTCGAGGACTTTGAGAACGACCTGGCAGGGACGGCACGATCCTTCGCCTCCTTACCCATCCCGGTGCTGGTGGCTGCCGAAACAGCGCCGTACCCACCGGTACCGTTACCGGCAGGGGTACGCATGCTACTGCTGCGCCCCACCGCCGACCAGCCCCCGCCGCTGGCACATCCCGAGGTCCACATCCGCACCCGCCACGTGGCTTTGGTCCCCGACGGCACCCGCGCCGTCCCCGGCCTGCTGGAGCGCATGCGGAACGCGCTGGAAGAAGGCGATGGCGACACCCGGTTGGTGGCGGCGCCGGTGGGGGTCGGTGCCGTTGCGGTGCCTGGAGCTGCAGTTGGAGCCGCGGGCGTGGACGGCGCGGTACAGCCCTGGCACGCCGGGGGTTTGCCAGGCGGTGGAGGGGACAGCGGTGCTGCTGCTTCGGACCCGCGACCTCTtcgctctccccttccccttggCTCGACCGGTGCCCACCGCCCTCTTCGTCCAGGCGGCGTTCCGTGGTTGGCGGCTGCGGGTGATGCCGGCGGCGTTCCCAGCGGCTCGCCGACCCCCCATTTCCCCCCACGGCCGTTGGAAAGCTCATAAGCTGTCAGAAACCCGATGGCGCCAGTTGATGGAAGACCTCGGCATCAAACGGGAGGTGCTGGCAGACGGGCAGGAGCGCTGGTATGGCTGCGGCAAGGAGACGGCGCGGTGTTTCGGCACGGTGCATGCGCGTACCCCCCAGTACCTCCTCGCCGGGCGGTGGACCCCCCCGTGCTGCCTACGGGCGCTGCGGGAAACCGCCCGGCACGTAGCCGGCGTGCTGGAGGCCACCGGGGTACGGTACTGGTTAGAGGGGGGGTCGTTACTGGGTGCCGCCCGCCTCGGGGACATCATCCCTTGGGATTACGACGTGGATTTCGGAATTTACCGGGAGGACGTCAGTAAATGCCAGTGGCTGGCGATGGCAGTGGCGGGGGAGCCAGTGGAGGACAACGAGGGTTTCCTTTGGGAGAAGGCGGCGGAGGGAGACTTTTACCGCGTCCACTACAGCCGGAGCAACCGGTTACACGTCGACCTGTGGCCCTTTTACCCCCGCGAGGGGGTGATGACCAAGGACACCTGGCTGGGGCACCCCCAGGATGTGGAGTT
This portion of the Pelecanus crispus isolate bPelCri1 chromosome 30, bPelCri1.pri, whole genome shotgun sequence genome encodes:
- the FKRP gene encoding LOW QUALITY PROTEIN: ribitol 5-phosphate transferase FKRP (The sequence of the model RefSeq protein was modified relative to this genomic sequence to represent the inferred CDS: deleted 1 base in 1 codon), with the protein product MRVTLCRAVLAGAIGLNLLLLYCAWRAPPPPCRSPPRGVPGVTVLLRDFEDFENDLAGTARSFASLPIPVLVAAETAPYPPVPLPAGVRMLLLRPTADQPPPLAHPEVHIRTRHVALVPDGTRAVPGLLERMRNALEEGDGDTRLVAAPVGSVPLRCLELQLEPRAWTARYSPGTPGVCQAVEGTAVLLLRTRDLFALPFPLARPVPTALFVQAAFRGWRLRVMPAAFPAARRPPISPHGRWKAHKLSETRWRQLMEDLGIKREVLADGQERWYGCGKETARCFGTVHARTPQYLLAGRWTPPCCLRALRETARHVAGVLEATGVRYWLEGGSLLGAARLGDIIPWDYDVDFGIYREDVSKCQWLAMAVAGEPVEDNEGFLWEKAAEGDFYRVHYSRSNRLHVDLWPFYPREGVMTKDTWLGHPQDVEFPESFLRPRVPMPFAGFTAMAPNNVRAFLELKFGPGAIENPEYPNPAVKRLGQD